The following are encoded in a window of Mycobacterium vicinigordonae genomic DNA:
- a CDS encoding Rv0804 family intramembrane glutamic endopeptidase, producing MRLRALALAAGLVGWSFVVPRVPATWRTPVQAVAGGLLALMARAPLGLRPPQLWAGLRSGSLAAAVASVAIGTATPVPAVRLSMAARELPPSVRGWLGLHIPVGTVWAEEAAFRAALGVTAARAFGDVGGRLLQASAFGLSHVADARAAGQPAVPVAAVTALAGWVFGWLADRSGSLAAPILAHLAVNESGAVAAVAVQRRKRNDAQGLMVGSPTWRPHT from the coding sequence TTGAGGTTGCGCGCACTGGCTTTAGCGGCCGGGCTGGTCGGCTGGAGCTTCGTCGTTCCCCGGGTTCCCGCCACCTGGCGGACCCCGGTGCAGGCGGTCGCCGGTGGGCTGCTGGCGTTGATGGCGCGAGCCCCGCTGGGTCTGCGGCCGCCGCAGCTGTGGGCGGGATTGCGGTCCGGATCGCTGGCCGCCGCCGTCGCATCGGTGGCGATCGGCACTGCCACACCGGTGCCCGCAGTACGGCTCTCGATGGCCGCACGCGAGTTGCCTCCGTCGGTACGGGGCTGGCTCGGGCTGCACATTCCGGTCGGCACGGTGTGGGCCGAGGAGGCCGCCTTCCGCGCCGCGTTGGGCGTCACGGCGGCCCGGGCATTCGGGGACGTCGGGGGAAGGCTATTGCAGGCCAGTGCATTTGGCTTGTCGCACGTCGCTGACGCCCGGGCAGCGGGCCAGCCGGCGGTGCCGGTTGCGGCGGTCACCGCCCTGGCGGGCTGGGTGTTCGGCTGGCTGGCGGACCGAAGCGGCAGCCTGGCGGCGCCGATCCTGGCGCACCTGGCCGTCAACGAGTCCGGAGCGGTTGCCGCGGTGGCCGTCCAGC
- the purL gene encoding phosphoribosylformylglycinamidine synthase subunit PurL: MDTVEHAATTPDYPQPFHELGLKEDEYQRIREILGRRPTDTELAMYSVMWSEHCSYKSSKVHLRYFGETTSEEMRTGMLAGIGENAGVVDIGDGWAVTFKVESHNHPSYVEPYQGAATGVGGIVRDIMAMGARPVAVMDQLRFGAADAPDTRRVLDGVVRGVGGYGNSLGLPNIGGETVFDECYAGNPLVNALCVGVLRQEDLHLAFASGTGNKIILFGARTGLDGIGGVSVLASDTFDAENSRKKLPSVQVGDPFMEKVLIECCLELYAGKLVVGIQDLGGAGLSCATSELASAGDGGMAIDLDAVPLRAKEMTPAEILCSESQERMCAVVTPENVDAFLAVCRKWEVLATVIGEVTDGDRLRITWHGATVVDVPPRTVAHEGPVYQRPVARPDTQDALNADTSATLPRPATGAELRATLLALLGSPHLCSRAFITEQYDRYVRGNTVLAEHADGGVLRIDEATGRGIALSTDASGRYTQLDPYAGAQLALAEAYRNVAVTGATPVAVTNCLNFGSPEDPGVMWQFARAVRGLADGCATLGIPVTGGNVSFYNQTGSSAILPTPVVGVLGVLDDVGRRVPTALGTEPGESLLLLGDTRDEFDGSIWAQVSADHLGGRPPAVDLAREKLLAEVLRAGSRDGLITAAHDLSEGGLAQAVVEAALAGETGCRIVLPEGADAFVTLFSESAGRVLVAVPRTEESRFRSMCEARGLPAARIGVVDQASDQIEVQGLFTVSLAELRETSEAVLPRLFG, encoded by the coding sequence ATCGATACCGTCGAACACGCCGCAACCACTCCCGACTATCCGCAACCGTTTCACGAGCTGGGCCTCAAAGAGGACGAATATCAGCGGATCCGCGAGATCTTGGGGCGTCGGCCCACCGACACCGAGTTGGCCATGTACTCGGTGATGTGGAGCGAGCACTGTTCGTACAAGTCCTCGAAGGTGCACCTGCGCTACTTCGGCGAGACCACCAGCGAAGAGATGCGCACCGGGATGCTGGCCGGTATCGGCGAAAACGCCGGCGTCGTCGACATCGGTGACGGATGGGCGGTCACCTTCAAGGTGGAGTCGCATAATCACCCGTCGTATGTGGAGCCGTATCAGGGTGCGGCTACCGGCGTCGGCGGCATCGTGCGCGACATCATGGCAATGGGCGCGCGGCCGGTGGCGGTGATGGACCAACTGCGGTTCGGCGCCGCCGACGCGCCCGACACCCGCCGCGTGCTCGACGGTGTAGTCCGCGGCGTGGGCGGCTACGGCAACTCGCTGGGCCTGCCCAACATCGGCGGCGAGACCGTCTTCGACGAGTGCTACGCGGGCAACCCGTTGGTGAATGCGTTGTGCGTCGGCGTATTACGCCAGGAGGACCTGCACCTGGCGTTCGCCTCTGGAACCGGGAACAAGATCATCCTGTTCGGGGCGCGCACCGGTCTGGACGGCATCGGCGGGGTGTCTGTGCTGGCCTCGGACACATTCGACGCCGAGAACTCGCGCAAGAAGCTGCCCTCAGTGCAGGTCGGTGACCCCTTCATGGAGAAAGTCCTAATCGAATGCTGCCTTGAGCTCTACGCCGGCAAGCTCGTGGTAGGGATCCAGGATCTGGGCGGCGCCGGATTGTCTTGTGCAACATCGGAATTGGCCTCCGCGGGCGACGGCGGCATGGCGATCGACCTGGATGCCGTTCCGCTGCGGGCCAAGGAGATGACGCCCGCCGAGATCTTGTGCAGTGAGTCCCAGGAACGGATGTGCGCGGTGGTGACGCCGGAGAACGTGGACGCGTTCCTGGCGGTGTGCCGCAAGTGGGAGGTGCTGGCCACGGTGATCGGCGAGGTCACCGACGGCGACCGATTGCGCATCACCTGGCACGGTGCGACGGTGGTGGACGTGCCGCCGCGCACGGTGGCCCACGAGGGTCCGGTGTACCAGCGGCCGGTGGCCCGCCCGGATACCCAGGACGCGCTCAACGCCGACACTTCGGCCACCCTGCCCCGCCCGGCCACCGGCGCCGAACTGCGGGCGACTTTGCTTGCGCTGCTTGGCAGCCCGCATTTGTGCAGCCGGGCATTCATCACCGAACAGTATGACCGATACGTGCGCGGCAACACGGTGCTGGCCGAGCATGCCGACGGCGGGGTGCTGCGCATCGACGAGGCGACCGGCCGCGGCATCGCGCTCTCCACCGACGCTTCCGGGCGTTACACCCAACTCGACCCCTACGCTGGCGCCCAATTGGCGCTGGCCGAGGCTTACCGCAACGTCGCCGTCACCGGCGCAACCCCGGTTGCGGTGACCAACTGCCTCAACTTCGGCTCGCCCGAGGACCCGGGTGTGATGTGGCAGTTCGCTCGGGCGGTACGCGGACTAGCCGATGGCTGTGCGACCCTTGGGATTCCGGTCACCGGTGGTAACGTCAGCTTCTACAACCAGACCGGTTCTTCGGCGATCCTGCCGACCCCGGTGGTCGGTGTACTCGGTGTACTGGACGACGTCGGCCGGCGTGTTCCCACCGCGTTAGGTACCGAGCCCGGCGAATCGCTGCTGCTGCTCGGCGACACCCGTGACGAATTCGACGGATCCATCTGGGCACAGGTCAGCGCCGATCACTTGGGCGGGCGGCCGCCCGCGGTGGACTTGGCGCGCGAAAAGTTGTTGGCCGAGGTACTGCGCGCCGGGTCTCGGGACGGGTTGATCACCGCCGCCCACGACCTGTCCGAGGGCGGACTGGCCCAAGCCGTCGTGGAAGCGGCGCTCGCCGGTGAAACCGGTTGCCGCATAGTACTTCCCGAAGGTGCCGATGCCTTCGTTACGCTGTTCTCCGAGTCGGCCGGCCGGGTGCTGGTCGCCGTCCCGCGCACCGAGGAGAGCCGGTTCCGCTCGATGTGTGAGGCGCGCGGGCTGCCCGCGGCGCGCATCGGAGTCGTGGACCAGGCGTCGGACCAGATCGAGGTGCAGGGACTGTTCACCGTTTCGCTGGCAGAACTGCGCGAGACGTCCGAGGCGGTGCTGCCACGATTGTTCGGTTGA
- a CDS encoding M18 family aminopeptidase, with protein sequence MVATAPGLGEFIDASPSPFHACATVAVRLLEAGYTELRELDRWPAEPGRYFVVRAGSLVAWHGGVAGTPFRIVGAHTDSPNLRVKQHPDRVVAGWRVVALEPYGGAWLNSWLDRDLGISGRLSVREGSAVSHRLVRIDEPILRVPQLAIHLADDRKSLTLDPQRHLNAIWGVGEGSFIDYVAGRAGVAAADVLAADLMTHDLTPSAVIGADASLLSAPRLDNQASCYAGLEALLAAEPGDFLPVLALFDHEEVGSTSDHGAQSNLLTTVLERIVLTAGGGREDYLRLLPASLLASADMAHATHPNYPERHEPGHWIEVNQGPVLKVHPNLRYATDGRTAAAFALACEQAGVSLQRYEHRADLPCGSTIGPMASARTGIPTVDVGAAQLAMHSARELMGAHDVPRYAAALRAFLTPG encoded by the coding sequence ATGGTGGCCACCGCGCCCGGGTTGGGTGAATTCATCGACGCGTCCCCGTCGCCGTTTCACGCCTGTGCGACGGTCGCGGTGCGGCTGCTCGAGGCCGGCTACACCGAACTTCGCGAGCTCGATCGCTGGCCCGCTGAACCGGGCCGCTATTTCGTGGTACGCGCCGGATCGCTGGTCGCCTGGCATGGCGGGGTGGCGGGCACACCGTTCCGCATTGTCGGCGCGCACACCGACAGTCCCAATTTGCGCGTAAAGCAGCACCCGGATCGCGTGGTCGCCGGCTGGCGGGTGGTGGCGCTGGAACCCTACGGCGGTGCTTGGCTGAACTCCTGGCTGGACCGCGACCTGGGCATCAGCGGGCGATTGTCGGTGCGCGAAGGCAGCGCTGTCAGCCATCGGCTGGTGCGGATTGACGAGCCGATCCTGCGGGTGCCGCAGTTGGCTATCCACCTGGCCGACGACCGCAAGTCGCTGACGCTGGATCCGCAGCGCCATCTCAACGCGATTTGGGGCGTGGGGGAGGGGTCGTTTATCGATTACGTCGCCGGGCGCGCGGGTGTCGCCGCGGCCGACGTGTTGGCCGCCGACTTGATGACACACGACCTGACCCCGTCGGCGGTGATCGGTGCGGACGCCAGCCTGCTCAGCGCCCCGCGGTTGGACAACCAGGCCAGCTGCTACGCCGGACTGGAGGCGCTGCTGGCCGCCGAGCCGGGCGATTTCCTACCAGTGCTGGCGCTGTTCGACCACGAGGAGGTTGGCTCGACTTCCGACCATGGCGCGCAGTCCAACCTGCTGACCACGGTCTTGGAGCGCATCGTGCTGACCGCTGGCGGCGGCCGCGAGGACTACCTGCGGCTGCTGCCCGCGTCGCTGCTGGCCTCGGCGGACATGGCGCACGCCACCCACCCCAACTACCCGGAGCGGCACGAGCCGGGCCACTGGATCGAGGTCAACCAGGGACCGGTGCTCAAGGTGCACCCGAATCTGCGGTATGCCACCGACGGTCGCACGGCCGCGGCTTTCGCGCTGGCCTGTGAGCAGGCCGGAGTGTCTCTGCAGCGTTACGAACACCGCGCCGACCTGCCGTGCGGGTCGACAATCGGGCCGATGGCGTCGGCCCGGACCGGGATCCCGACCGTCGACGTCGGAGCTGCCCAACTCGCCATGCACTCGGCGCGCGAGTTGATGGGCGCCCACGACGTTCCGCGGTACGCCGCGGCGCTGCGGGCGTTTCTCACACCGGGATAA
- a CDS encoding Dyp-type peroxidase, whose amino-acid sequence MPDVQPQPILAPLTPAAIFLVATIDEGGEEKVHDALADISGLVRAIGFRDPTKRLSVITSIGSNAWDRLFSGPRPAELHPFVALEGPRHSAPATPGDLLFHIRAETMDVCFELAGRILKATAGAVTVVDEVHGFRFFDNRDLLGFVDGTENPDGPIAISATAIGDEDPDFTGSCYVHVQKYVHDMTSWESLSVTEQERVIGRTKLEDIELGDGVKPSNSHIALNVITDDDGTELKIVRHNMPFGEVGKSEYGTYFIGYSRTPAVTEQLLRNMFLGDPPGNTDRILDFSTAVTGAMFFSPTVDFLDDPPPLPQTPAPTADAAPPSYDGSLSIGSLKGMSR is encoded by the coding sequence GTGCCCGATGTTCAGCCGCAGCCCATTCTGGCGCCCCTTACGCCCGCCGCGATCTTCCTGGTGGCCACCATTGACGAAGGTGGCGAGGAGAAAGTTCACGACGCCCTGGCCGACATCTCCGGATTGGTGCGTGCAATCGGCTTCCGCGACCCGACCAAACGACTTTCGGTGATCACCTCGATCGGCTCGAACGCCTGGGACCGGTTGTTCTCTGGACCGCGGCCCGCCGAGTTGCACCCGTTCGTGGCGCTGGAGGGTCCTCGCCACTCGGCACCGGCCACCCCGGGCGATCTGTTGTTCCACATCCGCGCCGAGACCATGGACGTATGCTTCGAGCTGGCGGGGCGCATCCTCAAGGCGACGGCCGGGGCGGTAACGGTGGTCGACGAAGTGCACGGCTTTCGGTTCTTCGACAACCGCGATCTGCTCGGCTTCGTCGACGGGACCGAGAATCCGGACGGCCCAATTGCTATTAGCGCCACCGCAATCGGCGACGAGGACCCCGACTTCACCGGTTCCTGCTATGTGCACGTGCAGAAGTACGTACACGACATGACGTCGTGGGAATCGCTGTCGGTCACCGAGCAGGAGCGGGTAATCGGGCGGACCAAGCTGGAAGACATCGAACTCGGCGACGGTGTGAAACCGTCCAATTCGCACATCGCGCTCAACGTGATCACCGACGACGACGGCACGGAGTTGAAGATCGTGCGGCACAATATGCCGTTCGGCGAGGTCGGCAAGAGCGAGTACGGCACCTACTTCATCGGCTATTCGCGCACCCCCGCCGTCACCGAGCAGCTGCTGCGGAACATGTTCCTCGGCGACCCGCCCGGCAACACCGATCGGATACTGGACTTCTCGACCGCCGTCACCGGCGCGATGTTTTTCTCCCCCACTGTGGATTTCCTCGACGACCCGCCACCCCTGCCGCAGACGCCCGCGCCGACCGCGGATGCGGCCCCACCCTCGTACGACGGTTCCCTGTCGATCGGCAGCCTGAAAGGAATGTCCCGATGA